Proteins found in one Arthrobacter pascens genomic segment:
- a CDS encoding SDR family oxidoreductase — protein MNTETSWPGRVLVTGGASGLGAAVVEAVLRAGGTPVVLDRDITSVAAVKAFEVDVSDRLAVERTVQEAAESLGGLDAVVTAAGIDRCGKLADVAADEWEKVIGVNLLGTVSVVRAALPYLKASRGRVVTVASTLGKRAVADATAYCASKFGVVGFSHALAAETAGLIGVTTLIPGGMKTHFFDDRTEQYKPQDDSRLNSPGNVAQAILFVLSQPTGCEVREMLICHAEEGSWP, from the coding sequence ATGAACACCGAGACATCCTGGCCTGGCCGGGTCCTGGTTACCGGAGGCGCCTCCGGACTGGGGGCCGCCGTCGTCGAAGCCGTCCTGAGGGCTGGCGGCACACCGGTGGTGCTGGACCGCGACATCACCAGCGTTGCGGCGGTGAAGGCGTTCGAGGTTGACGTTTCGGACCGCCTCGCGGTGGAACGGACCGTCCAGGAGGCCGCAGAGTCCCTGGGCGGGCTGGATGCTGTGGTCACTGCAGCGGGAATCGACCGCTGCGGCAAGCTGGCGGACGTTGCGGCCGATGAATGGGAGAAGGTCATCGGCGTGAACCTGCTGGGCACGGTTTCCGTGGTCCGGGCCGCGCTGCCCTACCTCAAGGCCTCGCGGGGCCGGGTGGTGACGGTGGCCTCCACCCTGGGGAAGCGCGCGGTGGCGGATGCCACGGCGTACTGCGCCTCCAAGTTCGGCGTGGTGGGCTTCAGCCATGCCTTGGCGGCCGAGACCGCTGGGCTGATCGGCGTGACCACTTTGATCCCCGGCGGCATGAAAACCCACTTCTTTGATGACCGGACCGAGCAGTACAAGCCCCAGGATGATTCGCGGCTCAACAGCCCGGGCAACGTGGCTCAGGCCATCCTGTTTGTGCTTTCGCAGCCCACCGGGTGCGAGGTGCGGGAGATGTTGATCTGCCATGCGGAGGAGGGGTCCTGGCCCTAA
- a CDS encoding glycosyltransferase, translating into MKISMISEHASPLAALGGVDAGGQNVHVAALSEALAKRGHRVTVYTRRDATELPSRVKVGRRLEVVHVEAGPACHIPKDELLPFIGELADGIARDWGARPPDVVHGHFWMSGLAALDAARREDAGYCVPVVQTFHALGTVKRRHQGLEDTSPPERRWLEPGVARSADRIIATCSDEVFELKSMGIKTGKVSIAPCGVDLGLFSAEGSADPKPRSYRILSVGRLVPRKGVDLVIRALPLLSDAGFGDVELLIVGGGGDSRALHTDPEVRRLLDLAAELGVSDRISLQGQVPRAAMPGIFRSADAVVCAPWYEPFGIVPLEAMACGVPVVAAAVGGLRDTVVDHNTGLHVPPRDPEAIASALALLLGDSALRAELGAAGQQRAGSRYSWDRVAAETEKAYQLAAAGMSADRVSMEGAAL; encoded by the coding sequence ATGAAGATCTCCATGATTTCAGAACACGCCAGCCCGCTGGCGGCCCTGGGCGGGGTGGACGCCGGCGGGCAGAACGTGCATGTTGCCGCATTGTCCGAGGCGCTGGCCAAGAGGGGCCACAGGGTCACTGTCTACACCCGAAGGGACGCAACGGAGCTTCCGTCCAGGGTGAAAGTGGGGCGGCGGCTTGAAGTGGTGCACGTGGAGGCGGGACCGGCCTGCCACATTCCCAAGGATGAGCTGCTTCCGTTCATAGGGGAGCTGGCCGACGGCATCGCCCGGGACTGGGGCGCGCGGCCGCCGGACGTGGTGCACGGCCACTTCTGGATGTCCGGGCTGGCGGCACTGGACGCGGCGCGAAGGGAAGACGCAGGCTACTGCGTCCCCGTCGTCCAAACCTTCCACGCCCTCGGCACCGTCAAGCGCAGGCACCAGGGCCTTGAAGACACCAGCCCGCCGGAACGCCGCTGGCTTGAGCCCGGTGTGGCCCGCTCCGCAGACCGGATCATCGCCACCTGCTCCGATGAGGTCTTCGAACTGAAATCCATGGGCATCAAGACTGGCAAAGTCTCGATTGCACCGTGCGGCGTGGATCTCGGCCTCTTTTCCGCCGAAGGATCCGCGGATCCAAAGCCGCGCAGCTACCGTATCCTCTCGGTTGGCAGGCTGGTTCCGCGCAAGGGGGTGGACCTGGTGATCCGGGCCCTTCCGCTCCTCAGCGACGCGGGGTTCGGCGACGTCGAACTCCTGATTGTGGGCGGCGGCGGCGACTCGCGTGCCCTCCACACCGACCCGGAAGTGCGCCGCCTCCTGGACCTCGCCGCTGAGTTGGGCGTTTCGGACCGGATTTCGCTTCAGGGGCAGGTGCCACGGGCGGCAATGCCCGGGATCTTCCGGAGCGCGGACGCCGTGGTCTGCGCGCCCTGGTACGAGCCTTTCGGCATTGTCCCGCTGGAGGCGATGGCGTGCGGGGTGCCGGTGGTGGCGGCCGCCGTGGGTGGGCTCCGTGACACGGTGGTGGACCACAACACGGGGCTGCACGTGCCACCCCGGGACCCGGAAGCGATCGCGTCCGCGCTCGCCCTCCTGCTGGGCGACTCCGCCCTGCGGGCAGAACTTGGGGCCGCAGGGCAGCAGCGTGCGGGCTCACGGTATTCGTGGGACCGGGTGGCTGCCGAAACTGAAAAGGCGTATCAGCTGGCAGCTGCAGGAATGTCGGCCGACAGGGTATCGATGGAAGGAGCGGCGCTATGA
- the rfaE2 gene encoding D-glycero-beta-D-manno-heptose 1-phosphate adenylyltransferase, translating to MRIVVVGDVILDVDLSGEATRLTPDAPVPVVDVSGIRRRAGGAGLVARMLAEDGWPVTLVTVLADDDAGRQLEAALAGVRLVAGPSSFPSPVKTRVRAGSHPVVRFDQGCGRTPVPDVTPAMLRAVEKAEAIIVADYGRGLAANPQLRELLARLADEVPIVWDPHPSGAPPVPGVAVVTPNLSEAHQAARSPAGSLEQASSDGAGEVAGILLDQWRSRAVLVTTGERGAVLLRRRDRAPRQVPAPRVEVADPCGAGDRLAASLAVHLADGRDLEDAAVLAVHEAADFLAAGGVASLPEPAPGKARHRTTEPLLLARGIRENGGMVVATGGCFDLLHAGHVRSLAAARELGDCLIVCLNSDASVHRLKGDQRPIMNQQDRAELLLALECVDAVMIFDEDTPEAALDRLRPDIWVKGGDYKGARLPEAELVESWGGRCVTVPYHPARSTTGLADALAKVS from the coding sequence ATGAGGATCGTGGTGGTGGGGGACGTGATCCTGGATGTTGACCTGTCCGGAGAGGCCACCCGACTGACCCCCGATGCGCCGGTTCCTGTTGTTGACGTTTCCGGCATCAGGCGCCGCGCCGGCGGCGCCGGACTGGTGGCCCGGATGCTGGCCGAAGACGGCTGGCCGGTCACCCTGGTGACGGTGCTGGCAGACGACGACGCCGGGCGGCAGCTGGAGGCGGCGCTCGCGGGAGTGCGGCTCGTGGCCGGTCCCAGCAGCTTCCCGTCGCCGGTCAAGACCCGCGTCCGGGCCGGATCGCACCCCGTGGTCCGTTTTGACCAGGGCTGCGGCAGGACGCCGGTCCCGGACGTCACCCCCGCGATGCTGAGGGCGGTGGAGAAAGCCGAAGCCATCATTGTGGCCGACTATGGACGCGGCCTGGCAGCCAACCCACAGCTCCGGGAACTGTTGGCAAGACTGGCGGATGAGGTGCCCATTGTGTGGGACCCGCATCCCTCGGGAGCTCCTCCCGTTCCCGGGGTTGCCGTGGTGACACCGAATCTTTCGGAGGCGCACCAGGCCGCCAGGAGCCCCGCCGGGTCCCTGGAGCAGGCTTCTTCTGACGGGGCAGGTGAGGTTGCAGGCATCCTGCTGGACCAGTGGCGAAGCCGGGCCGTCCTGGTGACCACGGGGGAGCGCGGAGCCGTTCTGCTGCGTCGGCGCGACCGGGCGCCGCGGCAGGTTCCGGCACCCCGGGTTGAGGTGGCCGATCCCTGCGGGGCAGGTGACAGGCTCGCGGCCAGCCTGGCCGTCCACCTGGCGGACGGCCGTGACCTTGAGGACGCTGCCGTGCTTGCCGTCCATGAGGCGGCGGATTTCCTGGCCGCCGGAGGAGTGGCATCGCTGCCGGAGCCGGCCCCGGGCAAAGCCAGGCACCGCACCACTGAGCCGCTGCTGCTGGCCCGCGGCATCCGTGAGAACGGCGGCATGGTGGTTGCCACAGGAGGCTGCTTCGACCTGCTGCACGCTGGCCACGTCAGGTCCCTTGCCGCCGCCCGCGAACTGGGCGACTGCCTGATTGTCTGCCTTAACTCCGACGCTTCGGTGCACCGGCTAAAGGGCGATCAGCGCCCCATTATGAACCAGCAGGACCGGGCTGAACTCTTGCTGGCGCTGGAGTGCGTGGATGCCGTCATGATCTTCGATGAAGACACCCCGGAGGCCGCCCTGGACCGCCTGCGCCCTGACATCTGGGTGAAGGGCGGCGACTACAAAGGCGCCCGTCTGCCCGAGGCCGAGCTGGTGGAGAGCTGGGGAGGCCGCTGCGTCACCGTCCCGTACCATCCGGCCCGCTCCACAACAGGCCTGGCGGACGCCCTCGCCAAGGTCAGCTGA
- a CDS encoding D-sedoheptulose-7-phosphate isomerase, producing the protein MTAEWSLREADLPDLALPSARVSALPSIQDSPGSVDAGSVDAVRVHLDNVLPALESLRSQSGRLAAWGVELAQRLLRGQRLLAAGNGGSAAEAQHLTAELVGRFDGERIPFSAISLHAETSAVTAIANDYGYDELFARQVRAHGRSGDVLVLLSTSGKSPNLLRAVEAASRLNVTTWALTGPGPNPLATACDEAVMIDAVNANAQEGHLIALHAVCRAFDLEVSRRSAGMPASEWDGRP; encoded by the coding sequence ATGACTGCCGAATGGTCCCTCCGGGAGGCCGACCTCCCGGACCTCGCGCTTCCTTCCGCACGGGTGTCCGCACTGCCTTCCATACAAGACAGCCCAGGCTCCGTGGATGCCGGGTCCGTGGACGCCGTGCGGGTGCATCTGGACAACGTCCTTCCTGCACTGGAATCCCTCCGCAGCCAGTCCGGCCGCCTCGCCGCCTGGGGCGTGGAGCTGGCGCAGCGGCTGCTCCGGGGGCAACGGCTCCTGGCCGCCGGCAACGGCGGGTCAGCGGCCGAGGCCCAGCACCTGACCGCTGAACTGGTGGGGCGGTTCGACGGCGAGCGTATCCCGTTTTCCGCCATCTCGCTGCACGCAGAGACCTCGGCGGTGACGGCCATTGCCAATGACTACGGCTACGACGAGCTGTTCGCCCGGCAGGTCCGTGCCCACGGCCGGTCCGGTGACGTGCTGGTCCTGTTGTCCACGAGCGGCAAGAGCCCCAACCTGCTGCGCGCAGTGGAAGCAGCCTCCCGGCTCAACGTCACCACGTGGGCGTTGACGGGTCCGGGACCCAACCCCCTGGCCACGGCCTGTGACGAGGCGGTGATGATCGACGCCGTCAATGCCAACGCGCAGGAAGGCCACCTGATCGCGCTGCACGCCGTTTGCCGGGCCTTCGACCTGGAGGTCAGCCGGCGCAGTGCCGGCATGCCTGCAAGTGAATGGGATGGCAGGCCATGA
- a CDS encoding glycosyltransferase, which translates to MRILLWHVHGSWTDAFVRGRHEYLLPVLPEAGPWGLGRAGRDWPDSAREVTLADLDADHVDAVVLQRPEEIAVAARALGRQPGADLPALYVEHNTPKGDFPFSRHPLADRSDIPVVHVTHFNRLAWDCGSAPTLVIEHGIPDPGQLYSGELPELGVVINEPVRRGRVTGTDLLPVFASVAPLQVFGMKTEGLAAVAGIEKSRLTARGDLQTRELHRELARCRVYLHPMRWTSLGLSLLEAMHLGMPVVALATTEAPRAVPPEAGAVSADVDELLRCARRLVANPEEARRRGAAAREAALARYGLGRFLDRWDEILWDLHTTPRHTGTERLEEKILIPRRERNTP; encoded by the coding sequence ATGAGAATCCTGCTGTGGCACGTGCACGGGTCCTGGACGGACGCTTTTGTCCGGGGCCGTCATGAGTACCTGCTTCCCGTCCTGCCGGAGGCGGGCCCCTGGGGCCTCGGCCGCGCCGGCAGGGATTGGCCGGACTCAGCGCGGGAGGTGACCCTGGCGGACCTCGACGCCGATCACGTCGACGCCGTCGTACTCCAGCGTCCGGAGGAAATCGCCGTAGCCGCCAGGGCATTGGGACGGCAGCCTGGCGCGGACCTGCCGGCGCTGTACGTGGAACACAACACGCCGAAGGGCGACTTCCCCTTCAGCCGGCACCCGCTTGCGGACCGGTCGGACATCCCCGTGGTGCACGTAACGCATTTCAACAGGCTCGCCTGGGACTGTGGTTCCGCCCCCACGTTAGTTATCGAGCATGGGATCCCGGACCCCGGGCAGCTCTATTCGGGAGAGCTTCCCGAACTCGGTGTGGTCATCAACGAACCCGTGCGGCGGGGACGGGTGACCGGAACGGACCTCCTGCCCGTTTTCGCCTCCGTTGCGCCGCTGCAGGTCTTTGGCATGAAAACCGAGGGGCTGGCCGCCGTCGCGGGGATAGAGAAGTCCCGGCTCACCGCCCGCGGTGACCTGCAGACGCGCGAACTGCACCGCGAACTGGCCCGTTGCCGGGTCTACCTGCACCCCATGCGCTGGACGTCCCTGGGCCTGTCGCTCCTGGAGGCCATGCACCTCGGAATGCCCGTGGTTGCCTTGGCCACCACTGAAGCGCCGCGGGCGGTGCCCCCGGAAGCCGGCGCCGTCTCGGCCGACGTCGACGAGCTGCTCCGCTGCGCCCGGCGCCTGGTCGCCAACCCGGAAGAAGCACGACGGCGGGGCGCCGCCGCCCGGGAGGCGGCACTGGCACGATATGGGCTGGGCAGATTCCTGGACCGCTGGGACGAAATCCTCTGGGACTTGCACACCACACCCCGGCACACCGGAACCGAACGTCTGGAAGAGAAGATCCTTATTCCGCGGCGAGAGAGGAATACTCCATGA